Genomic window (Aquipuribacter nitratireducens):
CCCTCGCGCGCGACCTCGCCGCGATGCCGTCGTGGCGGCCCGTCGCCGCGCAGGTCCTCGACATGTTCCCCCAGACGCGGCACGCCGAGGTCCTCGTCCTCCTGTCGCGGTAGCAGGCCGCAGGAGGAACGGACCTCACGTCATCCGCGGCACGAGCCCCACGGCCGTCGCGGCGTCGAGACCGGTGAGCCGCAGCAGGTCGGTGACGAGGGAGCGGCTCTGGGCGAGCACCGCCGCCGCCGACAGCCCGAGCGGCACCCCGAGCGTCGAGGAGCGCTCCGCGACGGCGACGAGCTCGCGGCGCAGCACCTCGACCTGCGCGGGGTCGTCGAAGCCGACCGCGAGGTGGTCGACCACCTCCGCGAGCGACACGACGAGACCGAGCACCTCCGGCGGCACCGGGTCGTCGCGCTCGACCGCGACGTCGGCGCGGCGCACGAGGACGCGGACGTCCCGCACCGCGAGATCGAGCGCCGTGTGGGTGGCCGCGTCGGCCAGCGCCCGCCGGGACCGGACGGGCCGCAGGACGGACAGCGCGGCGGCCGCCTGCCGCTCGGCGACGGCGTCGCGGAGCTGCTGGAGGGCGTAGTCCGTCGCGCGCGCCCGCTCCAGCGTGCGGCGGGCGAGGTCCGCGTCGCCCGTGCGGCAGGCCCGGACGGCGTCACGCAGCAGGGAGGCGACCGTGCGCAGCACCTCCACGGCGTGCTCGCGGGGCCGGCGGAGCGGACCGACCGGGCTGAGCGCCGCCACAACCAGGGCCGTCGCCCCGCCGACGACCGCGTCGAGCCACCGGTCGAGGCCGTCGTCCGGGTTCGCGACGAGGGTCGTGACGATGGCGGCCTGCACCCCCGCCTGCAGGACCACCACCGTGCCCGCGTCGAGGAGGACCGCCAGCGACATCGCGACGAGGACGACGACGACGAGCACCCACACGCTCGGCCCGACGAGGGCGACGACGAGGTCCCCCACCCCCACGCCGATGGCGACGCCGACGACGACCTCGACGGCCCGCCGCCAGCGCTGCCGGTACGAGGCGCCCAGCCCGATGATGGCGGCGGCCGGGGCGAAGAACGGCTGGACGTGACCGAGGACCTCCCGGGCGACGAGGTACGCGAGGCCCGCCGCGACCGCGGACTGCACGAGCAGGGGGGCCGTGCGACCGAGTCGGCGCAGCCGTTCCGGGACCCGGCGGGGCGGGCGCGGGACCCGGACCGGGAGGTCGGGGGCGGAGGTCATCGCGGCACATCCTCGCGGCGATGCGAGTCCCCGGCCCGTCGTGAGGCATCATGGTCCCCGACGCCGTGCCGGAGCAGCCCGCTCCACCTCCGCTCCACCTCCGGTCGACCCCCTGTCGGCCCGATCGCACGCCGTCCCGCCGTGACGCCGGCGCCCCGCACCCAGGCCCCTCACCGGGCCGCACGTCCGGACGCGCCCCGCCTGCCCGCGGCGACCTACCACCGCCGGAGAGGCGTCCCCTTGACTGTGCTCGACCCCGCCCCTGCCCTCGCCCCTGCCCGCACCGCCGACCGGTCCTTCGCGGACCTCGGCGTGCCGGGGCCCCTCGTCCGCGTCCTCGCCGACCAGGGCATCACCACCCCCTTCCCCGTCCAGGCCGCGTCGCTGCCGGACTCCCTCGCCGGCCGGGACGTCCTCGGTCGCGGCCGGACCGGCTCCGGCAAGACCCTCGCGTTCGCCCTCCCGCTGCTCGCCCGCCTCCTCGGCGGCGCACCCCGCGCGACCGGACGCCCCACGCCGCGGGAGCCGCGCGCCCTCGTGCTCGCCCCCACGCGCGAGCTCGCCTCGCAGATCGCCGCCACGCTCGAGCCGCTCGCCGCCGCCGTCGGCCTGCGCGTCACCACGGTCTTCGGTGGCGTCCCCCAGGGCCGGCAGGTCCAGGCGCTGCGCGGCGGCGTCGACGTCGTCGTCGCGTGCCCCGGCCGTCTCGAGGACCTCATGGGCCAGGGCGAGGTGTCGCTGCGCCGCGTCGAGGTGACGGTGCTCGACGAGGCCGACCACATGGCCGACCTCGGCTTCCTGCCGGCCGTCCAGCGCGTCCTCGACGCCACGCCCACCGGACGGCAGCGGCTGCTGTTCTCCGCGACGCTCGACAACGGCGTCGACCGGCTCGTCCGCCGCTACCTCCGCTCCCCCGCGACGCACTCCGTCGACCCGGCGGTGTCGCCCGTCCAGCAGATGGCCCACCACGTCCTGCGCCTCGCCGACCGCGACGCCAAGACCGGGGTGGTCCGGGAGCTCGCGTCCGGCACCGGGCGCCGGGTGCTGTTCCTCCGGACGAAGCACGCGGCGAAGAAGCTCGCCAAGCAGCTGACGACGCAGGGCATCCCCGCCGTCGACCTGCACGGCAACCTCACGCAGGGCGCGCGGCAGCGCAACCTCGCGGCGTTCAGCGCCGGCGAGGTCAACGTCCTCGTCGCCACGGACGTCGCCGCCCGCGGCATCCACGTCGACGACGTCGAGCTCGTGGTCCACGTCGACCCGCCGACGGAGCACAAGGCGTACCTGCACCGCTCCGGGCGCACTGCCCGCGCCGGGACGGAGGGGACGGTCGTCACGCTCGTCCTGCCGGAGCAGGAGCGCGACGTCCGCACCCTCATGCGCCAGGCGAAGGTCCAGCCGCGGGAGGACCGGGTCGCCCCCGGTCACCCGGTGGTCGGGCGACTCGTGGGCGAGGTGGCCGCCGTCCGGGAGTACGTGACCCCGGCGCAGCGGGTCGCCGAGCAGCAGGGGACCCCCGGGACGGGCCGGCGGACCCAGGGCGGCCGCGCCCGGGCCGCACGTCCCGGCGGCGCGGGCGACGGCCGTGGCCGCAGCGGCAGCCGCGGTCAGGGCCGCCGCGGTCGTGCGGGCGGGCGCCCGCACGGCGACAGGACCCGCTGAGCCGGGTCCCCGAGCATCGTCGGGTCACCGGACGGGGGGCCCGGTGACCACGAGGAGGCGGCGCAGGTGCCCGACGACCTGCGCGACGACGTCGCGGCACGCGGCGTCCGCCTCCCGGCCCGCGAGCTCGTCGACGGCGCGTCCCGCGCGGTCGCGCAGCTTCTCGGCCGGGGTCCCGGAGGGCTCGGGGTCGAGGACCCGGCCGACGGCACGGAGGGCGACGCTCACGCGGCCGCCCGCCGAGCAGGAGTCCGAGGCGAGCGCCGCGAGGTCGTCGGTCGACCCCAGCGCGTCGGCGAGGTCGAGCGCCACCCGCCCCACCCGGTCCACGACCTGCAGCGCCCGGGCCTCCTCGCCCAGCTCCTCGACGTGCCGGCGGGCGCGCAGGTTGCCCCGCCGTGCCCGCTCCGTCTCGGACTCCCCGGCGCGGGCCTCGGCGAGCGCGGACCGCACGGCCTCGCGACGGTCGGGCACCGACTCCTCCGCCGCGCCGGTCTCGACGGCCTCCGCGAGGTCCTCGAGGAGCACGGCGACCTCGCCGAGGGCCCGTCGCTCCGCGCTTCCCGCCTGCCCGCGCGGCAGGGACGGCAGCAGGAGCGTGACCGCCACGCCGACGCCGGCGCCGAGCAGGACGAGTCCGGCGTACGCGGCGAGGTAGGCGACGGGGTCGCCGCTGCCGACGACGAGCGTGAAGAGCGCCGCCGTCGGGACCCACGCGCGCTGGGCGCCGAAGGCGCGCAGCCCCGCGAGGAGGGAGCCCACCCCGACTGCGAGCCCGACGGGCACGCCCGCCGCGTCGGGCAGGAGGACGACGACCGCCCCGATGGCGCCGCCCGCCAGGATGGCGAGCAGGGCACGCCACGACGACGACACGGTGTCGGCGACGGTCGGGTACGTGACGATCGCCGCACCGAGCGGGGCGTAGTACCGGTAGTCCTCCACGCCCGGCACGAGGCCCGCGG
Coding sequences:
- a CDS encoding FUSC family protein — protein: MTSAPDLPVRVPRPPRRVPERLRRLGRTAPLLVQSAVAAGLAYLVAREVLGHVQPFFAPAAAIIGLGASYRQRWRRAVEVVVGVAIGVGVGDLVVALVGPSVWVLVVVVLVAMSLAVLLDAGTVVVLQAGVQAAIVTTLVANPDDGLDRWLDAVVGGATALVVAALSPVGPLRRPREHAVEVLRTVASLLRDAVRACRTGDADLARRTLERARATDYALQQLRDAVAERQAAAALSVLRPVRSRRALADAATHTALDLAVRDVRVLVRRADVAVERDDPVPPEVLGLVVSLAEVVDHLAVGFDDPAQVEVLRRELVAVAERSSTLGVPLGLSAAAVLAQSRSLVTDLLRLTGLDAATAVGLVPRMT
- a CDS encoding DEAD/DEAH box helicase — protein: MLDPAPALAPARTADRSFADLGVPGPLVRVLADQGITTPFPVQAASLPDSLAGRDVLGRGRTGSGKTLAFALPLLARLLGGAPRATGRPTPREPRALVLAPTRELASQIAATLEPLAAAVGLRVTTVFGGVPQGRQVQALRGGVDVVVACPGRLEDLMGQGEVSLRRVEVTVLDEADHMADLGFLPAVQRVLDATPTGRQRLLFSATLDNGVDRLVRRYLRSPATHSVDPAVSPVQQMAHHVLRLADRDAKTGVVRELASGTGRRVLFLRTKHAAKKLAKQLTTQGIPAVDLHGNLTQGARQRNLAAFSAGEVNVLVATDVAARGIHVDDVELVVHVDPPTEHKAYLHRSGRTARAGTEGTVVTLVLPEQERDVRTLMRQAKVQPREDRVAPGHPVVGRLVGEVAAVREYVTPAQRVAEQQGTPGTGRRTQGGRARAARPGGAGDGRGRSGSRGQGRRGRAGGRPHGDRTR